From the genome of Candidatus Binatia bacterium:
GGGCTCGGAACATCCGTCGGCGAAGCTCTTTCCGATCGAAAGGGCCGGGCGCCACGTCGGCGTGTTCGATCCGAAGACAAAGAAGTTCTCACTTATCGATACCTGCTTCGGCACGCACCATTTGATTTTCGCCGAAGACGCGAACAACACGCTGTGGCTTTCGAGCGGCGGCACCGCCGGCGGCGTCCTCGGTTGGGTGAATACGAAGATGTTCGACGCGACCGGCGACGAGCAGAAGTCGCAGGGCTGGACGGCATTCGTCCTCGACACCAACGGCAACGGCAAGCGCGACGAGTACGTCGAGCCCGACGACCCAATCGATCCGGCGAAAGACAAACGGATCATGACCGGATACTACGGCATCGGCTATAGCCCGGTGGACGGCTCGATCTGGGGATCGGTGCTGAGCTTTCCCGGCGCAGTTGTTCGCGTAGCTCCGGGAGACAACCCGCCAGCGACGGCGCTGGCGGAAATCTACGAAGTGCCGTGGAACGAGCCCAGGGCCGCCGTCAACGGCTACGGGCCGCGCGGCGGCGACATCGACCGCGACGGCGTATTCTGGACCTCGCTCGCGAGCGGACATCTCGCGAGCTTCGATCGCCGCAAGTGTAAAGTCCTGAACGGCCCGACGGCGACGGGAAAGCATTGTCCCGAAGGCTGGACACTCTACGCGATGCCGGGACCGCAGTTTCAGGGCGTAACCGATCACGGCAGCGCGCAGGCGAGCTATTACAGTTGGGTCGATCAACACGATGTCTTCGGCTTGGGCAAGAACGTGCCGTTCGCCACCGGCAATCTCGCCGATTCGCTCGAAGCGCTCGTCGATGGGAAGTTCGTCACCTTGCGGATCCCCTACCCCATGGGTTTCCACGCCAAGGGGATGGACGGCCGCATCGACGATCCGAAAACCGGCTGGAAAGGCAAAGGCGTGTGGTCGGCCTACGCCGGCCGAGCGACGAACCACATCGAAGGCGGCAAAGGAACGAAACCCAAAGTCGTCAAGTTCCAGCTCCGGCCCGATCCATTGGCGAAGTAAGAAAGCGCGAGGCGGCTCTCGCTGTCGCGCGCAGTCTGCGCCTGTCGCTCGTTGTCATCCCGATCCCGTTCCGGATGATCTACGGCGGGCGTCCCTCTCACCGCCGCCGCTTACCGTTTCGTTTGACCCGACAGGGACGCTTTGCTAAACTCAGCGTTCTTATGCTTCGACCGTAAAGGAGTTCACATGGCCAAGATATTATTCCGTCGGTTGATCCTCGTCCTTGCCGCCGTTCTGTTGTCGGCGGCGATTCCGGCCCTGACGCATGCCAACCACTCGTGGGGCGGCTATCATTGGGCGCGGACGACCGGATCGTTTACGTTGAAGCTCGGCGACAACGTGTCGAGCGCGTGGGACGGGTATCTCGCCGAGGCTTCGAGCGAGTGGAGCGTTTCCAGCGTGCTCGATACCGCAATCGTCGCCGGCGCAGTTTCCAGAGTAAAGAAATGCCAGCCGACGAGCGGGCGCGTCGAGGTGTGCAGCAGCACGTACGGCAACAACGGCTGGCTCGGCATCGCGCAAATCTGGATCAGCGGTCTCCACATCACCCAGGGCGGCGTCAAGCTGAACGACACTTACTTCAACACCGCCAAATACAATACTCCCGCATGGAGGCGCCTGGTGATGTGCCAAGAGATCGCCCACACCTCCGGTCTGGATCACCAGGACGAAACCTTCGGCAACCCCAACCTGGGCACCTGCATGGACTATACGAACGACCCGGACGGCACCTTGGCCAATCCCGATCAGGTCAGCAACGAATATCCCAACCAGCACGATTACGACGAGCTGGTCGACATCTATACGCACCTGGACAGCGCAACCACCGTCAAGCAGGCGCTGAGAAACAACGCCAACCGCCGTGAAACTTCCGGCGGCGAGTTGGGCACCGGCCAGTGGGGCAAGCTCCGCCGATCGACCAATCGCGGCCGGACCGAGCTCTACGAGCTAGACCTCGGGCGCGGGCGCAAGGTTTTGACGCACGTCATCTGGGCGGAACCGGAAGAGGAATAGACCGGGTTAATCTTTCTAAGCTCATCGCGACCGATCCTTCGTAAGGGCGAGGCTTGGCTTCGCCCTTACGTATTTTCCGTTCCTCGATTCGCTTCTGCTTGATCCCGGCTATCGGTGACAAGTAATATACCAGGCGGCGCCACGTCGATGGCAAAGTCTCTTATCATCGCTCTGATGAGGGTTTGGTTTTTGTCGCTCTGCGCGCTTGCCGGCGGACCGGCAATCTGCGCTCGGGATGTCCCGGCGGCGAACCCGCCGGAGACCGGGAAGCCCGGTGCGCCGCCGATGACCTATCCGCTTTTGGTCGAGCGCTTGCGCGCCGCGGGCGCCGCCGTCGAGCCGGCGGGCGGGGTCGATCAGCCTTTCTTCTCCGGCGCCGGAAAAGCGATCAGAATCGGCGGAGAAGACGTTCAGGTTTTCCAGTATCCGACGGCCGCCGCAGCCGAGGCCGAGGCGCGGCGCGTCTCGCGCGACGGCAGCGCGATCGGCACAGCCAAGCCTCACTGGATCGGAACCCCTCATTTCTACCGCCAAGGCAGGCTTCTCGTCTTGTATCTCGGCGAGGAGAAGAAAGTCCTTCAGGTTTTGGAGGCCGTGCTTGGCCGGCAGTTTGCCGGACAATAAAAAATCGCCGCCTCCGATAGGCGAGAGCTTGCGAATGGATTTTCATGCCCGGGCCGGAAAAAGTCGCGACCACACCCTCTTTACCTGGCTCTCCCATGATCTCGGCTTCGAGCGAGCGGCGGGTCTTCGCCTGATTGCGCTTTCCGTCTCGTCTTCGGCCGTTCTCCGATGAGCGAGTTGGCCCAACTCCGCGAGCGGCTGCCCGCGATTTTGAGAGCCCTCGCCGTAGGCATCCCCGCCGGCTTTCTCTTCGCCTATCTCCACACGCCGATTCCGTGGATGATCGGGCCGATGATCGGCGTGGCCGCGCTGAATCTCATGGGCGTGCGCATGCACTCGCCGCCGTATGCGCGGCAAATGGGACAGGTGATTCTCGGCTCGGCGGTGGGACTCTACTTCACGCCACCGGTGGTGGCGGAGCTGGCCAGCAACTTTCTCGCCATCATCGCCGCAACGATCGCGGTCTTCATCGTCGCCGCCCTCGGCGCGCTGACCTTGAGCCGCGCCTCCGGCGTGGACCCGAAGTCTACCTTCTTCGCATCGATCCCCGGCGGCGCCATGGCGATGGCCGTGCTGGCGGAGCGCTACGGCGCGCAGATCGTGCCGGTGGCGGTCGCGCACAGCCTCCGCGTCTCGCTGGTCGTCATCCTGATCCCGTTCGCGCTGACTTACGGCGGCATCCCGCTCGTCGCCGCCGCGTATCGTCCGGATGTGCCGTTGAATTATTGGATACTCGCGCCGTGGCTGCTATTCGGCTGCGTGTTGGGCGAAGTTTCCGAGCGGCTTCGCCTTCACAACGGCTATTTGCTCGCGCCGATTTTCTTCGGCGCCGCGCTCACTGTGAGCGGTATTCGGCTCTCCGCCGTGCCGCATGCCTTCACGGACTTCGCCCAGCTCATGTTCGGCCTCGTGCTCGGCGCGCGCTACGAGCGCGCCTTCTTCGTCCGCTACAAACTGTTCGTTCCGTTCGCGCTGCTGAATTCGTTTCTAATCCTGCTCTTCTCGGTAGCGGCCGGCGCGGCGCTCGCCTGGGCCTTTGATCTCCCGATCGCGACGATGATCATGGCCACCGCGCCCGGCGGATTGGCCGAGATGACGATCACCGCGCAAGCGCTCCAGATCAGCGTGCCGCTGGTCGTCGCCTTTCACGTGTTCCGAGTGGTGGTGGTCAATATGGGAACGCAGTACATCTTCACCTTCTTCGCCTGGGCGTTCGGCGGCGTGTCGGAACGACCGGTTCAGGAAACAAAGAATACGACCGGCATGAGGCGTGAGGCGATAGTCAAGAATGAAGAGAAGGGAGGAAAAGACTAAATTACTTTTTTTGCTCTCCCCAAATCTTCGCAAGTTGCCGGTCGCGGCCGCAGCCGATGCGGTAGCGCTCGTAGTGCGCCGGGTTTTTGATGTGGAAGTCCTGGTGATACTCCTCGGCGGGATAGAACTCGGGGGCGGCGACGATTTCGGTCGCGACGGGTTTTTTGAAGCGGCCTTGCAGCTCCGCCTTGGATTTTTCCGCGAGGCGCTTCTGCTCCTCGCCCTGGTAGAAAATGACCGTGCGATACTGGGTTCCGAAATCGCAGAACTGCCCGTTGGGCGTGAACGGATCGATGTTGTGCCAGAAGGCCTCGAGCAGCTTCTCGTAGCTGACTTTTTTGGGATCGTAGGTGACCTGCACGGATTCCGCGTGACCGGTGCGGCCGGTAACGACCTCGTCGTAGGTCGGGCTCTTTTTCGTGCCGCCGGCGAAGCCGGACACGGTGGCGACCACGCCTTCGACTTTGTCGAAGAAGCGCTCCACGGACCAGAAACAGCCGCCGGCAAAAATCGCCTGGGCGGTTTGAGGTTTGCCGCCGCCGGCCTGAGCTGCGGCAGCCGTCTCACCCAAAGCGAAGACCAAAGCGGCGGTTAAAAAAATCGTGTTGAGAAATTTGTGGGTGCTCATCGTCCCTCCAGGCATGCCGATCTGATTGGAATCAAATCATCTTTCACTCCCCTTTTGCAATAGTCCGGTGAACGGACTGGCAGACTCCCGGCAATTTCGGTAGGATCGCTCGGTTGCTCGACGACGAGGAACGTGGGAGCGAAAATGATCCAGGAAAAGGGATCGTATATCACCGTTGACGGCCTGAAAACTTTTTTCGTCAAAACCGGTCACGGTCCCGCCGTGCTTCTGGTGCACGGGGGTTCGCCGGGCGCTTCGGCTCTGGTCAACTGGAAATTCAACATCGAACCACTCACCGCGGCGGGCTTCACGGTCTACGCCTATGACCAGCCGGGTTACGGCTACTCGGATAACCCCAAGGACCACTCCATGGAATACCGGGTCGCTCATGCCAAAGCTTTTGCCGAGGCCGTCGGCCTCGACCGCTTTTACGTGATCGGCAATTCCCAGGGGAGCTACGTCGCCGCGCGCGCGGCGCTTGAACATGAGGGTGTAGGGGCGTTCATCACGACGACCAGCGGCTCGCTGGCGCCCAAAGGCTCGGCGGAATCCCAGGCGCTCGCCAAAAAGCACGGCGAGGAGCTGAGAGCGTACACGCCGAGCATGGAGAATATGCGGAAGCTGACCTTCGGCACGGTCTTCAACAGAGACCTCGTGACGGAAGAAGCCGTGCGCGAGCGCTACGAGATGAGCGCGGGAAAGAACTTTGAAGCCCAGAAAATGCGGGAAGCGGCCCCGCCGGCGAAGCCGATCCGCGAAGACCTCCGCCGCTTAAAAATGAAAAGCCTAATTCTGTGGGGAAACAACGATCGCGGCGTCAGCGTGGAGCGGGGAATCTTGCTTTTCCAGCTTATTCCGGGCGCGGAATTTCACCTCTTCGACAACTGCGCCCACTGGGTCCAGTGGGACCAGGCCACCCGTTTCAACCGGATCGTGACGGACTTTCTAAAAGCGCTCTAGGAAGATTTCTGACCGGTTCGCAGCGCCCTGGAACTCGGCCTCGCCTCAACGGCGAAAGGCGCACAGTTGCGCGAGTTCGCGGCTATTACTGCACCCAAGATATCATTAGCCCGCCGGCCAGCGCGATGATTTCGTCCGCTTGACCGGCGCAATAGACTGGTGCTATGAGAAGCCAGCTCGTTCCGTGGAGGGCTTCGATGCTGAAAAAAATTTTTCTGGCAACAGCCATGACAGCTCTGACCGTGACCCAACTTTTCCCGGGCGCCGATGTCATTGCCGCGACAAGTGCGCCCGCGGTCGCGTTGACCGGGCAGGTCGGTTCGGAGGCCGAAGGCCCGATGGAAGGCGTGCTGGTAAGCGCCAAGCGGGAAGGCTCGACGATCACGGTCACCGTCGTGAGCGACGCGCAGGGGCGGTACAGCTTCCCGACTTCGAAGCTCGAGCCCGGGCGTTATGCACTGGCCATTCGCGCCGTGGGATACGAATTGGAAAATTCGCGGCCGGCGGAAGTTGCGGCGCAGAAAACAACTCGACTCGAACTGAAGCTCAAGAAGGCCCCGGACCTCGCCGCCCAGCTTTCCAACGGCGAGTGGCTCGTCAGCATGCCGGGAACCGTTGAACAGAAACAGGACTTCCTCGGCTGCATAGGCTGCCACACGGTCGAACGAATCGTGCGGTCCAAGTACAACGCCGAGGACTTCGTTCACGTTTTGAAACGCATGAGAAATTACGCCCAGGGCAGCGTGCCGGGGCGCGCGCAGTTCCGCCCCGGCGGACGCGAGCCCAACGCGAATCAATTGAAGCAGATGCAGAGCTTCGCGCAATACGTGAGCACGATCAATCTGAGCAAAGTTTCGAAGTGGGAATATCCGTTGAAAACCTACCCGCGGCCGAAGGGCAAGGCGACCAAGGTGACCATCACCGAGTACGACTTGCCGCGGCCCGAGGCGATGCCGCACGATGCGGTCGTGGATGGCGACGGCATGGTTTGGTATTCGGATTTCGGCTCGCTGTATTTGGGCAAGCTCGACCCGAAGACCGCTAAAGCGGTCGAGTGGGCGGTGCCGGTCGCCAAACCCGGCGCGCCCATCGGCATGCTCGACGTGAACTTCGATCCTGAAGGAAACGTCTGGCTCGGCCTGATGTACCAAGGAAGCATCGCCAAATTCGACCGCAAGACGCAGAAGTTCCAGACCTGGAGCGCGCCGAAGTTCATGGAGAACAACGAGGCGCGGCTCGCGATGGTCGACGCCAGGAACTTCCATCTGGACGGCAAGGTTTGGATCGGCGGCGACAACGAGTATCAGCTCGATGTAAAAACCGGCGAGTGGTACACGATCGATTACTCGAAGGGCTTGCCGAAGGACGGGCCGCGCGCGGAACGGCTCAGCTCGTACGGCGTCATCTCCGACTCTAAGAACAATTTTTACGGCACGAACTTGAACGGCCAGTATATCATCCGGGTGGACGGCAAGACCCGAGACGTCACCCCGTTCCCGACGCCGACTCCCAACTCAGGGCCGCGGCGCGGCCACATGGACCCGCAGGACCGGCTGTGGTTTGCAGAATTTCGCGGCAACATGATCGGGAGGTTCGATAGCAAGACGGAGCAAATTCGGGAGTGGGCAGTTCCCCTTCCCTGGACCAATCCCTACGATGCCGTCATAGATAAGGATGGATACGTCTGGACGGGTGGAATGAGCAACGACTACGTTGCGC
Proteins encoded in this window:
- a CDS encoding AbrB family transcriptional regulator, with the translated sequence MSELAQLRERLPAILRALAVGIPAGFLFAYLHTPIPWMIGPMIGVAALNLMGVRMHSPPYARQMGQVILGSAVGLYFTPPVVAELASNFLAIIAATIAVFIVAALGALTLSRASGVDPKSTFFASIPGGAMAMAVLAERYGAQIVPVAVAHSLRVSLVVILIPFALTYGGIPLVAAAYRPDVPLNYWILAPWLLFGCVLGEVSERLRLHNGYLLAPIFFGAALTVSGIRLSAVPHAFTDFAQLMFGLVLGARYERAFFVRYKLFVPFALLNSFLILLFSVAAGAALAWAFDLPIATMIMATAPGGLAEMTITAQALQISVPLVVAFHVFRVVVVNMGTQYIFTFFAWAFGGVSERPVQETKNTTGMRREAIVKNEEKGGKD
- the msrA gene encoding peptide-methionine (S)-S-oxide reductase MsrA; this encodes MSTHKFLNTIFLTAALVFALGETAAAAQAGGGKPQTAQAIFAGGCFWSVERFFDKVEGVVATVSGFAGGTKKSPTYDEVVTGRTGHAESVQVTYDPKKVSYEKLLEAFWHNIDPFTPNGQFCDFGTQYRTVIFYQGEEQKRLAEKSKAELQGRFKKPVATEIVAAPEFYPAEEYHQDFHIKNPAHYERYRIGCGRDRQLAKIWGEQKK
- a CDS encoding alpha/beta hydrolase, producing MIQEKGSYITVDGLKTFFVKTGHGPAVLLVHGGSPGASALVNWKFNIEPLTAAGFTVYAYDQPGYGYSDNPKDHSMEYRVAHAKAFAEAVGLDRFYVIGNSQGSYVAARAALEHEGVGAFITTTSGSLAPKGSAESQALAKKHGEELRAYTPSMENMRKLTFGTVFNRDLVTEEAVRERYEMSAGKNFEAQKMREAAPPAKPIREDLRRLKMKSLILWGNNDRGVSVERGILLFQLIPGAEFHLFDNCAHWVQWDQATRFNRIVTDFLKAL
- a CDS encoding carboxypeptidase regulatory-like domain-containing protein, with the protein product MLKKIFLATAMTALTVTQLFPGADVIAATSAPAVALTGQVGSEAEGPMEGVLVSAKREGSTITVTVVSDAQGRYSFPTSKLEPGRYALAIRAVGYELENSRPAEVAAQKTTRLELKLKKAPDLAAQLSNGEWLVSMPGTVEQKQDFLGCIGCHTVERIVRSKYNAEDFVHVLKRMRNYAQGSVPGRAQFRPGGREPNANQLKQMQSFAQYVSTINLSKVSKWEYPLKTYPRPKGKATKVTITEYDLPRPEAMPHDAVVDGDGMVWYSDFGSLYLGKLDPKTAKAVEWAVPVAKPGAPIGMLDVNFDPEGNVWLGLMYQGSIAKFDRKTQKFQTWSAPKFMENNEARLAMVDARNFHLDGKVWIGGDNEYQLDVKTGEWYTIDYSKGLPKDGPRAERLSSYGVISDSKNNFYGTNLNGQYIIRVDGKTRDVTPFPTPTPNSGPRRGHMDPQDRLWFAEFRGNMIGRFDSKTEQIREWAVPLPWTNPYDAVIDKDGYVWTGGMSNDYVARLNTKTDELVAYLLPRTTNIRRVNVDNSTSPPTFWVGNNNGAAIIKVEPLE